The window CTCTTCTGCTCGACGTGCCATCTCGGTCCTCCGCTCGTCCCACGACCGGCTGCAGAGCCTCGTGGTCCCGTTGGAGCCCGACGAGCTCGAGCGGGGGTCGTTCGCCAGCGAGTGGACGATCGCGGACGTCCTGTCGCACCTCGGCAGCCAGGCGGAGCTGCTCGACCCGTTCCTGGTCGCGGCGCGTGAGGGGAAGCCCGAGCCCGACCGGGCCGGCTTCCCCGAGGTGTGGGACCGCTGGAACGCCCTGTCACCCACCGAGCAGCGGGAGCAGAGCGCAGCCGCGGTGGAGCGCCACGTCGCCCACCTCGAGTCGCTGAGCGACGACGACCTCTCGGACCTGGAGATCTCGCTGTTCGACGGCGCCTTCGTCGTCGACGTGGCCGGGTACGTCCAGCAGCTCCGTCTGACCGAGCACGCCATCCACACGTGGGACGTCGAGGTCGCGCTCGACCCCTCCGCCGTCGTGCCGCCCGCCGCGGTCGACCTGCTCGTTCCCCAGGTGCCGCTCATCGTCGGTCGTGCCGGGCGCGGCTCGGACCGCCCGTTCCAGGCCCGTGTCGACGTGACCGACCGCGACGAGTGTTGGGACCTGACCGTCGGCGAGGCCGCGGCGATCGCACCGTGCGTCGACGGCCAGCAGGCCGAGAGCACGATCGGGACCTCCGGCGAGGCCCTCCTCCGACTGGTCTTCGGCCGGAACCGTCCCGAGGACGACGTCCGGATCACCGGGCCCCTGGAGCGGGACGACCTGCTCGCGGCCTTCCCCGGTCCCTGAGCTAAGCGGCCTGACCCAGGCGCTTGCGGACGGACAGGTGGCTGGTGGGGGTGGTGGCGACGAAGGTGCCGGACAGTGGCGCCACGTCGGCGTAGTCGCGGCCGACGGCGATCGTCACGTACCCGTCGCCCGCGGGCTGATCGTGGGTCGGGTCCCAGGCCTCCACGACCCACTCTCCCGGGCGGGCCGGGAGGGGGAGCAGCGTCTCGACCCAGGCATGGCTGCCACCCTCACCCACGAGGTGCCCGGAGACGTAGCGGGCGGCGATCCCGGCGTCTCGGCACGCGGCGATCATGACGTGGGCGAAGTCCTGGCAGACGCCTCGACCGCCGTGGATGGCCGCCGCGGCGCTGGTCCCGACGTCCGTGATCCCCCACTCGTAGGTGAGCGAGCGACGCACCCGGGCGCAGATGTCGGCCGGTCCCGCGCCGGGGCCGACGAGGTTGCGGATGCGAGCGTCAGCCCTGGTCAGCGGGGTGGGCCGGAGGAAGCGGGGGTCGACCGCGATCGTGTGCGGCTCGTGCGAGGCCACCCGTTCGACCTCCACCTCGACGGCGAACCGGATCCAGCGTTCGACGCGTGGGGCTCCGACGTCGATCACGACGTTGCCGAACCGGTCCGTGCGCGTGCGGCGCACGATGCCGTCCACGCCGGTGACGGTGAGCGACCAGTCGATGCGGCGCTGCGCTCCGTGGACGGGTGGCGGGACGACGATCAGACGTTGGCGCAGCCGCTCGACCGGTGCCGCGAACTCGTAGCGGATGTCCTGGTCGAGCACGAGCGAACGGCTGGTGGTCGTCTCGGCGAGCAGGGTCACGTCACGGCCTCGTCGGCCTCGTCGGCCTGGTCGGCCTGGTCGGCGTGCACGGCCATCGTCTCGAGCCGGGCGTCGCCGAACGCGGTGATCATGGCGACGTCGAGCGCGTCACGTCCTCGGCCGATGAGCACACGGCCCACCCGGGGGACGTTGTTGCGGGGGTCGAAGGTCCACCAGCGGTCGTCCAGGAGCACCTCCATCCAGGCGCAGAAGTCCATGGGGTCGTCGGGAGGCGGCACCCCGATGTCGGGTAGGTAGCCGAAGGCGTAGCGGGCCGGGATGCTGAACGCCCGGCAGAACGTGACCGCCAGGTGGGCGAAGTCACGGCAGACGCCGGCCCGTTCCTCGTACACGTTGACCGCGGTCGTGAGCCGTGTGCTGCTGGCGGGGTCGTAGCGGATCGCATCGTGCACCCAGTCGCAGATCGCCTGGACCCGGTTCCACCCCGGGCTCGTCGACCCGAAGAGCGCCCAGGCCGCGTCGGCCAGCTCGTCGGACGGGCAGTACCGGCTCGGCAGCGTGAAGACGAGCGCATCGGCGGGTAGCTCGTCGGCGGCGACCTCCTGGGCACCCGCCCGGACCGGATCGGGCGAGTCGTCGACCTCCACCAGTGCGTCGTAGCTGAGCGAGGAGCGCCCGTCCGGGATCGTCAGCCGGCGGCAGAGATTGCCGTAGAGGTCGACGTAGGTGGTGCCGGTGGTCGGCGGGTCGTTGTCCCAGGCATCGTCGACGACAGCGCCGACCGCGTCGCGCCGGGGCTCGACCTGCAGAATCGCGTGAACCGGCGCGGTCGCGGCATGCACGAAGGAGCAACCGACCCGTACCAGCACAGGCTCACCCTCCTGTAGCGAGGTATCCGCGGTTGGGCGCGGGTATGAATGCAGCGTGAAGAGCAAGAGCCCCGAAATCAAGGGGAAACATCGCTCGGCTACAGACGGGGCGATGGCTCTGTTCGACTTCGACTCCTACGAGCCGAGCGGTCGAGCCTGGGACGAGATGTTCGAGGAGCGGGGCGTGACCCGCCCGCACTACGGCGTCGTGCACGCCGCCCTCGGAGCGCTCACCGCGGAGGACTTCCGCGAGCGCTGCATCGCTCGGGATCGCAGCTTCCGGGACCAGGGGATCACGTTCTCGCTGTCCGGTGAGGAGCGGCCGTTCCCGCTCGACCTGCTCCCCCGGATCATCTCGGCGGCGGAGTGGAAGGTCATCGAGTCGGGCGTGGCGCAGCGTGTGATGGCCCTCGAGGCGTTCCTCGACGACCTCTACGGCGCCGCGCGGGTGCTGGCGGACGGGGTCGTCCCCCGGTCGCTGCTGCTCTCCTCGACCCAGCTGCGACGGGAGGTCGCCGGGTTCCGGCCCGCGAACGGCGTCCGGATCCACGTCGCGGGGATCGACCTCGTGCGCGACGTCCAGGGCCGCTACCGCGTGCTCGAGGACAACCTCCGCACGCCGTCGGGGATCTCCTACGTCATCGAGAACCGCCGCGCGATGACCCACGTGTTCCCCGAGCTGTTCGCCATGCAGCGCGTGAGGCCCGTGGCCGACTATCCGGCGCACCTGCTCGAGGCGTTGCGGGCGGCCGCGCCGGGTGGTCGAGCGGATCCCACGGTGGTCGTGCTGACGCCGGGCGTCCACAACGCCGCGTACTTCGAGCACGCCTTCCTGGCGAGGCAGATGGGCATCGCCCTCGTCGAGGGCCGCGACCTCGTGTGCCGCGACGGCGTGGTCTTCATGCGCAGCACGTC of the Acidimicrobiales bacterium genome contains:
- a CDS encoding transglutaminase family protein codes for the protein MTLLAETTTSRSLVLDQDIRYEFAAPVERLRQRLIVVPPPVHGAQRRIDWSLTVTGVDGIVRRTRTDRFGNVVIDVGAPRVERWIRFAVEVEVERVASHEPHTIAVDPRFLRPTPLTRADARIRNLVGPGAGPADICARVRRSLTYEWGITDVGTSAAAAIHGGRGVCQDFAHVMIAACRDAGIAARYVSGHLVGEGGSHAWVETLLPLPARPGEWVVEAWDPTHDQPAGDGYVTIAVGRDYADVAPLSGTFVATTPTSHLSVRKRLGQAA
- a CDS encoding transglutaminase family protein, whose amino-acid sequence is MLVRVGCSFVHAATAPVHAILQVEPRRDAVGAVVDDAWDNDPPTTGTTYVDLYGNLCRRLTIPDGRSSLSYDALVEVDDSPDPVRAGAQEVAADELPADALVFTLPSRYCPSDELADAAWALFGSTSPGWNRVQAICDWVHDAIRYDPASSTRLTTAVNVYEERAGVCRDFAHLAVTFCRAFSIPARYAFGYLPDIGVPPPDDPMDFCAWMEVLLDDRWWTFDPRNNVPRVGRVLIGRGRDALDVAMITAFGDARLETMAVHADQADQADEADEAVT
- a CDS encoding maleylpyruvate isomerase family mycothiol-dependent enzyme encodes the protein SSARRAISVLRSSHDRLQSLVVPLEPDELERGSFASEWTIADVLSHLGSQAELLDPFLVAAREGKPEPDRAGFPEVWDRWNALSPTEQREQSAAAVERHVAHLESLSDDDLSDLEISLFDGAFVVDVAGYVQQLRLTEHAIHTWDVEVALDPSAVVPPAAVDLLVPQVPLIVGRAGRGSDRPFQARVDVTDRDECWDLTVGEAAAIAPCVDGQQAESTIGTSGEALLRLVFGRNRPEDDVRITGPLERDDLLAAFPGP
- a CDS encoding circularly permuted type 2 ATP-grasp protein; its protein translation is MALFDFDSYEPSGRAWDEMFEERGVTRPHYGVVHAALGALTAEDFRERCIARDRSFRDQGITFSLSGEERPFPLDLLPRIISAAEWKVIESGVAQRVMALEAFLDDLYGAARVLADGVVPRSLLLSSTQLRREVAGFRPANGVRIHVAGIDLVRDVQGRYRVLEDNLRTPSGISYVIENRRAMTHVFPELFAMQRVRPVADYPAHLLEALRAAAPGGRADPTVVVLTPGVHNAAYFEHAFLARQMGIALVEGRDLVCRDGVVFMRSTSGRQRVDVVYRRIDDEFLDPLQFRPDSVLGCAGIVNAARLGNVTIANAVGNGVADDKALYRYVPDLIRYYLAEEPILANVDTFDMRDPDQRADVLDRLDELVIKPVDGSGGYGIVVGPAASDEQIERTRRQLLENPRGWIAQEVVQLSTSPTHTGGGFAPRHVDLRPFAVNDGNRLWVAPGGLTGVALPEGSLVVNSSQGGGSKDTWVLTPSGAALERLVAAGARQPGSVWSRPPAEAPAGSDGAQPAQHQQQQQQQQSRAAPC